A genomic segment from Candidatus Poribacteria bacterium encodes:
- a CDS encoding replication-associated recombination protein A has translation MDLFDALAQKSSDGMPLAARMRPAALDDLLGQEHILAPGKPFRREIEADALRSMVLWGPPGCGKTTLARVIARVTQAEFEPFHAATSGVPEIRKLIAKAEERRKYHQRRTILFIDEIHRFNKAQQDVLLPHVEEGTVILIGATTENPSFELTAPLLSRARVIVLRPLEPRHIRMLLARALTADAGLHALNPDIEDEVLDRIVEIADGDARTALNLLESTVLMAPVEDDRHVVRTEHFAEVLKRHAIPHDRRGDNHYQLISALIKSVRGSDPDAAIYWLARLLEAGEDARFVARRLVISASEDVGNADPMALTVADAAAHAVEYVGLPEAQIALAQATAYLASAPKSNAAYSALLRARQVVREQPLYPVPLHLRNAVTALQRELGYAEGYQYAHDADDGYLPQEHLPPELTDRRFYEPKDIGAEADIRARLDDWRRRRASERKPTKR, from the coding sequence ATGGATCTGTTTGACGCTCTCGCGCAGAAGTCTAGCGACGGCATGCCGTTGGCGGCTCGGATGCGACCCGCCGCGCTGGACGATCTGCTGGGTCAGGAGCACATCCTGGCTCCTGGGAAGCCCTTTCGGCGCGAGATCGAGGCGGACGCGCTGAGGTCGATGGTGCTGTGGGGCCCGCCGGGCTGCGGAAAGACGACGCTCGCTCGTGTGATCGCGAGAGTCACCCAAGCGGAGTTCGAGCCGTTCCACGCCGCCACGTCGGGAGTGCCGGAAATCCGCAAGCTGATCGCCAAGGCGGAGGAACGCCGGAAGTACCATCAGCGGCGGACGATCCTCTTCATCGACGAGATTCACCGGTTCAACAAGGCGCAGCAGGACGTGCTCCTCCCGCACGTCGAGGAGGGTACGGTCATCTTGATCGGCGCCACGACCGAGAATCCGTCGTTCGAGCTGACCGCGCCGCTGCTGTCGCGAGCTCGCGTCATCGTGCTGCGACCGCTCGAGCCGAGACACATCCGCATGCTGCTCGCACGAGCCCTGACGGCGGACGCCGGGCTCCACGCCCTCAACCCCGACATTGAGGACGAGGTCCTGGATCGCATCGTCGAGATCGCCGACGGCGATGCACGCACGGCGCTCAACCTGCTCGAGTCCACCGTCCTGATGGCTCCCGTCGAGGACGACCGCCATGTCGTCAGGACCGAGCACTTCGCAGAGGTCCTCAAGCGCCATGCGATCCCACACGATCGCAGAGGCGACAATCACTACCAGCTCATCTCCGCGCTCATCAAGTCGGTGCGAGGCAGCGATCCCGACGCGGCGATCTACTGGCTCGCCCGTCTCCTCGAAGCCGGCGAGGATGCCCGATTCGTCGCGCGACGGCTCGTCATCTCCGCCAGTGAGGATGTCGGGAACGCCGACCCCATGGCGCTGACTGTTGCGGACGCTGCGGCGCACGCCGTCGAATACGTCGGGCTCCCCGAAGCGCAGATCGCGCTGGCTCAGGCGACGGCGTATCTGGCATCAGCGCCGAAGAGCAATGCCGCCTATTCGGCGTTGCTGCGCGCGCGCCAGGTGGTTCGCGAGCAGCCCCTCTACCCGGTTCCGCTTCATTTGCGCAATGCCGTGACCGCTCTTCAGCGCGAGCTCGGCTACGCCGAAGGCTACCAGTACGCCCACGACGCCGACGACGGATACTTGCCGCAGGAGCACCTGCCGCCCGAACTCACGGACCGGCGGTTCTACGAGCCGAAGGACATCGGAGCCGAAGCCGACATCCGCGCGCGACTGGACGACTGGCGTCGCCGACGCGCCTCTGAGAGGAAGCCGACGAAACGATGA
- a CDS encoding ISAs1 family transposase: protein MGEKGIITMQRLPSLAERLALVSDPRQASKVQHPLAAILLQLCFAVLCGAQGPRAIAEWGRLHAEYTQALGYERSETPCAATFSRVLRRLDWEAFAGILHAWAREWTDTKSHSPTALAMDGKTLRGSRKRGARGCHILSMVLHDIGLVWSEAAVDDKTNEIPVAEQLAKGLRLDHCVVTVDALLTQRGLAQAIRDSGGDYLMPVKDNHPALRRELMRLFEDADGLAITRRSAQTIERNRGRWERRRLTVSPELGDYIAHVYDWPNATQAYHLQRETTRHGQTRRQVEVGLTSLDATIGSPEVLLRLRRQHWHIENRNHRVRDVTYDEDRSQVRCGATPRVLATVRACLLGFLRLNGVDNVARATRRFAAKPQQAWQLRGLIHS, encoded by the coding sequence ATGGGTGAGAAAGGAATCATCACGATGCAACGACTTCCATCGCTCGCAGAGAGATTAGCGCTTGTATCGGATCCACGCCAAGCGTCGAAGGTGCAGCATCCTCTGGCGGCGATCCTGCTGCAGTTGTGCTTCGCGGTTCTTTGTGGCGCGCAAGGTCCTCGTGCGATCGCGGAATGGGGACGGCTGCACGCCGAGTATACCCAAGCCTTGGGATATGAGCGATCCGAGACGCCCTGTGCGGCGACGTTCTCCCGAGTGCTGCGCCGACTCGATTGGGAAGCCTTCGCAGGTATCCTCCACGCTTGGGCTCGGGAGTGGACGGACACCAAGAGCCATTCGCCGACGGCTCTGGCGATGGATGGCAAGACGCTCCGGGGCAGCAGGAAGCGGGGCGCCCGTGGCTGCCATATCCTCTCGATGGTGCTGCACGACATCGGGCTGGTCTGGTCGGAAGCGGCGGTGGACGACAAGACCAACGAGATTCCCGTCGCCGAGCAGTTGGCCAAGGGGTTGCGGCTGGACCACTGTGTGGTGACCGTGGACGCGCTCCTGACTCAGCGTGGCTTGGCGCAGGCGATCCGTGACTCGGGAGGCGACTACCTGATGCCGGTCAAAGACAACCATCCGGCGCTTCGACGAGAACTGATGCGTTTGTTCGAGGACGCAGACGGGCTGGCGATCACACGACGATCCGCCCAGACCATCGAGCGGAACCGAGGACGCTGGGAGAGGCGTCGGCTCACGGTCAGTCCGGAGCTCGGCGACTACATCGCCCACGTCTACGATTGGCCCAATGCTACGCAAGCCTACCACCTCCAGCGGGAAACCACGCGCCATGGTCAAACGCGTCGGCAGGTAGAGGTAGGTCTGACGAGTCTGGACGCGACAATCGGTTCTCCCGAAGTGCTGCTTCGCCTCCGCCGACAGCACTGGCACATCGAGAACCGCAACCATCGAGTCCGAGACGTCACCTATGACGAGGATCGATCCCAAGTCCGTTGCGGAGCTACGCCCCGCGTCTTGGCGACGGTAAGAGCCTGTTTGCTGGGATTCCTGCGCCTCAACGGAGTCGACAACGTCGCCCGAGCGACTCGACGATTCGCAGCCAAACCCCAGCAAGCATGGCAACTCAGAGGACTCATACATTCGTGA
- a CDS encoding response regulator: MKRHRTECPQVAEIAAPMERLAYVTVADKCSSIASLRDRLSRILLVDDSRSDTVLIGEALRDAGFTGDIDTAHEPAAALATIASAATPVSVMLLDLHVGNGDGLALLRRMKSTPSLREIPVVAMTDGEDVVTIRQAYQEHANACLVKPTSYVGCLSLAESLVRFWIHTVWALPKP; encoded by the coding sequence ATGAAGCGTCACCGCACGGAATGCCCTCAAGTCGCTGAGATAGCAGCGCCAATGGAACGCTTGGCATATGTTACCGTGGCAGACAAGTGCTCTTCTATTGCATCGCTCAGGGACCGTCTAAGTCGGATCCTGCTTGTCGACGACAGCCGATCTGACACGGTGCTCATCGGTGAAGCTCTCCGTGACGCAGGTTTCACAGGCGACATAGATACCGCACACGAGCCAGCCGCAGCGCTGGCTACAATCGCGTCAGCAGCCACTCCCGTCAGCGTCATGCTCCTTGACTTGCACGTGGGTAACGGCGACGGACTCGCGTTGCTCAGAAGGATGAAATCTACGCCATCTCTGCGCGAGATCCCGGTCGTTGCTATGACCGACGGAGAAGATGTCGTCACAATCCGACAAGCCTATCAGGAGCATGCGAACGCATGTCTCGTCAAACCGACTTCCTACGTCGGCTGCTTGTCGCTTGCTGAGAGCCTGGTACGATTCTGGATCCATACCGTCTGGGCGCTGCCCAAGCCGTGA
- a CDS encoding endonuclease III: MSRHPLRNMVSTELIAKARSVLHLLAAELGEPPVEVSGEPLEELIATVLSQNTSDVNSHRAYDSLRRAFPRWSRARDAHIDDVIEAIRCGGLAETKAATIQAILRGIGVEDGEPSLSGWLDGDDAADIARLTTFKGVGVKTAACVLLFALGRDICPVDTHVHRVANRLGLVRTASPDATHEALQPLVPPGKAYAFHVLFVRFGRRVCKARTPLCGTCPLYDECEFEDRHVIASASARLRGDAR; this comes from the coding sequence GTGTCGAGACATCCGTTGAGGAACATGGTGTCGACGGAACTGATTGCTAAGGCTCGCAGCGTCCTCCATTTGCTGGCGGCAGAGCTTGGCGAGCCGCCCGTGGAGGTTTCCGGCGAGCCGCTCGAAGAGCTCATCGCCACGGTGCTCTCGCAGAACACGTCCGACGTGAACAGCCATCGCGCCTACGATTCCCTCCGCCGGGCGTTCCCTCGGTGGAGCCGGGCTCGCGACGCCCACATCGACGACGTCATCGAGGCGATCCGATGCGGCGGGCTCGCCGAGACCAAGGCAGCCACCATTCAGGCGATACTGCGCGGGATCGGTGTGGAGGATGGAGAGCCGTCGTTGAGCGGATGGCTCGATGGCGACGATGCCGCCGACATCGCACGACTGACGACGTTCAAGGGCGTCGGCGTCAAGACTGCCGCATGCGTGCTCCTGTTCGCGCTGGGTCGCGATATCTGCCCTGTGGATACCCACGTGCACCGCGTCGCAAACCGGCTGGGACTCGTGCGTACTGCCTCGCCGGACGCGACACACGAGGCGCTCCAGCCGCTCGTTCCGCCGGGCAAGGCGTACGCGTTCCACGTCCTGTTCGTGCGCTTCGGCAGGCGCGTCTGCAAGGCGCGAACGCCCTTGTGCGGAACGTGCCCACTGTACGATGAGTGCGAATTCGAGGATCGACACGTGATCGCGTCCGCGTCGGCGCGACTGAGAGGCGATGCACGGTGA
- a CDS encoding response regulator, with protein sequence MLAAQPQMGRMAVLYVEDSAPDATYMKELLGEALGGAVDVTCVEDLGKALRYLRTFRPTVILLDLYLPDSSGLETVSQLHAVAPGLPIVVVSGADEESLLANAVEAGAQDYLLKGHIDQERLLHTIRFAIERQRIQNERFVSLEEAARLLNPRRLSSIEANVDSLLDRLGQPPDRDTD encoded by the coding sequence ATGCTTGCAGCACAGCCCCAGATGGGCCGGATGGCTGTTCTTTACGTCGAGGACAGCGCTCCCGATGCGACGTACATGAAGGAGTTGCTTGGGGAGGCCCTCGGTGGCGCTGTTGACGTCACGTGCGTCGAGGACCTCGGGAAAGCCCTTCGATACCTGCGAACGTTTCGGCCGACCGTCATTCTGTTGGACCTGTACCTACCCGACAGCTCGGGGCTGGAGACGGTCTCGCAACTCCATGCAGTCGCGCCTGGTTTGCCGATTGTCGTCGTGAGTGGCGCCGACGAGGAGTCTTTGCTCGCAAATGCCGTCGAGGCAGGAGCTCAGGACTACCTGCTCAAGGGTCACATCGACCAAGAGCGGCTGCTGCACACGATCCGATTCGCTATCGAGAGGCAGCGGATCCAGAACGAAAGATTCGTAAGCCTCGAGGAAGCTGCGCGTCTCCTGAATCCAAGGAGACTGTCGTCCATCGAAGCCAACGTAGACTCCCTCCTGGACCGACTCGGGCAACCCCCAGACCGAGACACCGACTGA
- a CDS encoding hydroxyacid dehydrogenase — MKRWRVLITETIHRIGTDLLEPVADWRLSSAPDDTTLLREVRDIDGLILRARGFVGAEVMDAAPRLRVIGRHGVGVDNVDLDAATARGIWVVNTPEANAEAVAEHVFGVVLAFSKRIVAGDAAVRAGDWAYRNRDHGFEIHGLTLGVVGMGRVGARVAAIGALGFGQRVLYTDAVARPDAEKNLGARRVTLDELLTTSDIVTLHVPSTPDTSGMMNRERFRLVKPGAFFINASRGTVVDEPSLVEALTSGRLAGAALDVFAVEPIPPDSPFLILPNVILSPHKAGQTEESMRRMALVAEDILRVLKGEEPRYPVNRPERLKQVVS; from the coding sequence ATGAAGCGCTGGCGTGTGCTCATCACCGAGACGATCCACCGAATCGGGACGGATCTGTTGGAACCCGTCGCCGACTGGCGGCTCTCGTCCGCTCCCGACGACACGACGCTCCTGCGCGAAGTCCGCGATATCGATGGGCTCATCCTCCGAGCGCGAGGTTTCGTGGGAGCCGAGGTGATGGACGCCGCCCCGCGCCTGCGTGTCATCGGTCGACACGGCGTTGGCGTCGACAACGTCGATCTGGACGCGGCAACGGCTCGCGGCATCTGGGTCGTCAACACGCCGGAAGCGAACGCCGAAGCCGTGGCGGAACACGTGTTCGGCGTCGTGCTAGCGTTCAGCAAGCGGATCGTCGCCGGCGATGCCGCCGTCCGCGCCGGCGACTGGGCGTACCGGAACCGCGACCACGGGTTCGAGATCCACGGGCTCACGTTGGGTGTTGTCGGTATGGGACGCGTTGGAGCCCGAGTCGCCGCCATCGGCGCGCTGGGATTCGGGCAGCGCGTGCTCTACACGGACGCGGTCGCGCGACCCGACGCCGAGAAGAACCTGGGAGCCCGGCGCGTGACGCTCGACGAACTGCTGACGACTTCGGACATCGTGACGCTCCATGTCCCATCGACGCCCGATACATCCGGCATGATGAACCGGGAACGGTTCCGTCTGGTGAAACCGGGGGCGTTCTTCATCAACGCATCGCGAGGTACGGTCGTCGACGAACCGTCGCTTGTCGAGGCGCTGACGTCGGGTCGTCTCGCCGGCGCAGCGCTCGACGTCTTCGCCGTGGAACCGATCCCGCCCGATTCGCCCTTCCTGATTCTGCCCAACGTGATCCTGTCGCCGCACAAGGCGGGTCAGACCGAGGAATCGATGCGGCGCATGGCGCTCGTCGCCGAAGACATCCTGCGCGTGCTCAAGGGCGAGGAGCCCCGGTATCCCGTCAACCGACCGGAGCGGCTGAAACAGGTGGTATCATGA